The following nucleotide sequence is from Pungitius pungitius chromosome 6, fPunPun2.1, whole genome shotgun sequence.
gttccgcggtgcaaaaaataagtgtaaaaatgcgtaaaaaatgtttaatgtgctattttttgtgtaattaattaatcttaattcatattgtaattaataaatcggaattaacgcgctaaagtcccggccatAATTTTTATACCATACTACACAAACCGTAAGTCCATTTTTAGGATGTACtttcacatcattttttttttacattgccaTTGTGTTTTGGAGTGTCTTTTTCTCAAAACACAGATGTCTCGGGAACATAAAATTATGGGCGTGAATTGCAGAAGGCCTTGAAGAGGGTCTGTGAGGGAGGACTCGATTCACACAGGATCAACCCCACAAAACAGAGCAAAATGACTAAAATAACAACTAAGAGTCAATTGTATTGAACTGTTTCTTGTCCCCATTTAAATGTGACTGCAAATTATTGAAACATGTTGTTAGTGTGTAAAGCGACAACTAGTCACAAGCTATTCAGTGTTCAGTTTTAGTTCACGCTGACATAAACAAATCCATTATTGCAATATTTTCCGTAGAATTTCCCTCCCTAtgtattatgttatattatatacagtatattgtctGCACACGGACTCTTTACTATGTGCAATCTGAAAAACCTCCTCTGTAATCTTAAACATTGTTGATGCAAGTTGCACATGCTAAGCAAATGTTGATGACTTGCTTGGCGTATAATTGCATAATCCTTACTACCCTTCCTGCCCTCCTTACATAATACCTTTTTTACTTTGTGTTGGGCCATTTGCTTCTGACTGTTTGAATTTATGCCTGGCCTTTAAATTGCTATTGAACATTACGGAGGCCAAGTGGTGCAAGCAATAACATGAATAATCTATTGGCAGTTCCTGTTGGACCAGGAGAAAATGAGACCTCCATCACCATTATACACACTCAGGGGAACGAAACCAGGCAATAGTAGCATTAGCCTTTCCCTCTTAAAAAACCCAATATGCATCGCGTATCCAAGTGGTAAACATCCATCGTACTATAGGCGGTGTTCAATAGTGTCTGCTAATGTAGAATCACAGCATCGCAGGGAAAAAATAttgagatggaggggggggggggttacaaagcAAACCAACATAAGTAGTACTTAATCCCTAAAAGACATCGTTGTGAGATTAGAGAAGTGGTACAATGACGCACTTCTCTGCAGGAATACGGCACGCGCCCGCATCCAAAAGCGACCCGCTTTAAATTCATTCATCGCACAGATCAATTGTCCATTCCAGGCACATCTGTCAATCAGACAGTGGAACGAAGAGCCAGCGGCGGCTGGCCGAGACGCAGCGGCCATCGAACAACACTTACCTGAAGGTTTCTAGCTGGCTGCTCCCTCTCGGAGACGTAGATCGAGGTTTTTCTCCCAGTGAGGTGGCAACCGTGAtaatttaagtaaataaaaatacaaaacaaaaatgtatgatGCTGGTAACGAGAATTTTCCAAGAGAACCTCAGCCACCTAAAAATATTTCCGTTACAGTGGAATGTCAAATCGGGTATACGTTGACGTGCAAAATTTCTCAAATCGAATAAACTCTGCCCAAACcctaaaaaggaagaaaggaacAATATTTGGAGAATTTTCTGAGAGCGCGTAATTGTGCTTCCAGAGTAAAATGAATCTAGACTTATAAATGACGACTATATTCAAAAGGAGCAACACACCTGGAGGACGGTTGGTacaaagggaggcagagggCGTTGTTCTGGTTCACATCTAAATGTGCCGTTTCGGTTTCAACGAGTAGCTGTTGCGCGCTTTTCCCTTTAAAGAAATAAACCCAGAAAGACATCTTTGATTCAGAGACTTCATCGTTTATTTACCGATTGTCTGAGCACATCTTCAATCACTGTAAAGTCATATAAAAAAAGGTGGAGCAACGGAGTCCTTCCACCTACAGATGTGCAACAATATCAAATACAAATTTAAAGTATTCTAAATgggaaattcattttttgttcacCTGAAAGTAATAACTCTTTTCCATGATTGATGAGGAGGCACAAAACCTGGATGATATTAAAATAACTAATCCTACTACATATAAGAATATACATTTAAGTACCCTGCTGTGATTGTTTTACCAAAAGACCATAAACAACTGTTTCAAAGTGACTGGACGGTTTTTCTCTAAAGTGTCAGTGCATTTTCCACCATGATGAGAAAGAGCTCGAGCGGATTGTGTGTTCCCTGGATAGAGAAGTACCATCGTTGGTTTCAcatgagaataaaaaaatacacacatcaaCGCATGAATCAGTAGGCTTACTACATCATTGCCTCATCAAGAGCACACGTTGAGATACGACTGTGGTTACAGCTGTATATTCTACggaattattcattcattctttacaCTGGATATTTTCCATTGGGGaaatgatggtgtgtgtgtgtgtgtgtgtgtgtgtgtgtgtgtgtgtgacaattgTGGCCTCATTGTCATTCTTTTCAGCTgcaacacaatttaaaaatgtggaAACTATCACATGTGTTCATCACATGAGCTTCAGACTCTACGGTTCCTCCAACTAATCAGCCTCATATTCATCCGAACGTCAACGTTACGAATGAAGCGTCGGGCCCTGATTCTAAAATGTGCTATATTATGAGTCTACTTGGCTGTTATGGCGTATTTCCTTCTGCTTCCAAAGTCTTTTTCACGCCGTCGGGTTTGCAGCAGAAAGAACGAGGCCATAAGAAGAAGTTGCCTCACTGACCCCAAATCCTGCTGCTTCGCCCCACGTGTAGCTCCGTGCACGTCTTCCCGCCGCCGGCCAGTAGACGCCACTTGTGTCTTTGTTCCCACGAGCTGCAGCAGCGCAGCCAAAGAGGTCGCCTACAGGTGTGTGTCCGCTGATCCAAGACCCCGCCTCCCCTCGGCGAGAAGTAGGCCGCTGATGGTGACGTCCAGGACGTCCGTgctgtggggggtgggggggggggggggatcacggCCTCCGGTCGGCCTCCCGCTGAACGGACGCGATGCTCCGCCTCAACCTCCTGGTGAACAGGTGCGCGCTCCGGCCGCAGTAGGTATGCGCGGCGCTCCGCAGCGACGCCTCCAGCGGCTGGAGCAGCGACGTCTCCATGTCCTCGCCGAACGCGTActgcgacgggggggggagaggagcgcgTTACATCTCTGCTTTCAGACATGACGTCACATTGATCGAGGAAGACGAAAAtcaagcagacaaaaaaaaaaaaaaagaacgactGTGCGGGTGGATGATGAATATCTGTGAGTACAACTCCACCCGAATGGGCTCAGTAAGGCGCCACGTGTGCTTCCAGAGATATAAACTCTGTTCCTATAAGCAGCTACGGGATGCAGGCCTCCATGTTTTTATACCTTACAGCTCGAGTACttaagaaatcccccccccccccccccccgcttggcCCGAGCATCAGGTAAGTCACAGCGCCCTTTCTTAACTTTCACATGCCGTCAACAGGCAATAAAGCGCCATCACCAGCCGCCTATCGATTTCCACGCGGGTGGCTTTGtccacacagccacacacacaccatgtctCAAACAAGCATCGGCACTAAAAGATTTTACAACTCTTCTGCGGGCTCGCCTTGCGTAGCGGAAGGGCTCTTTATTGCGAGCTCCTCGGCAGCCTGACAGAACCGGGCCAACCAAGGAGCTCTTTTGTGGGATGTGAGACGAGAGTTTCCTTCCTAAATTGCCTGCTCCGGGGCTTTAGGGTGcgctcctcaaaaaaaaaaaaaaaaaaaaaaaggggggaccGAGAGGGAACAAAGTGGGCgagcggggggcggggggagaaaCAGGAAGCCGGGATAAAAGCTTCGGCAAAAAACACAGCTCATAACAACAAAAGGGCCGAGTGCTCTTCGGTTAAAGACCGGGGCTCTTCTCTAATAAGCCAATTGTACGCCAAGGTCTCGTATCCTACATTTATTTACTCATTACCGCACTGATGATAAACCACAGCTgtcctctctgcctcctgcaACCAGGAGAAGTCGGGCACCGACCCCCAGAGACGGGTGGAagcacagcgagggggggggtgtaacggTAACGGATGGAGACGGGCCAATGAGGCGGACTTCGGGGGAGAGGCGGCTGAAGCGACGTACATCTGTGAATCCGACGGACGTCGTAcctggttttatttttgttattttttaatcacAGTGACTCCATTGTCAGTATCCCCCGGGCGGCGCCCCTTTAGGGGGCTCGTGCCCATTCAAAGAGGGAAATGTTTGGGTGTTAACAGAAGGCGTGAAGGTGGCCTCACCAGCTGTTCCAAGTGAAACCAGGAGGACATTACGGGATTGAGGGTGGAGATTTTTGTCGACAAATCCAATGAAAAGACCAAAGCGGTAATGAATGGCCCCCCCCGCTAACAAGCCGAGTGCGCGTGCCTCCGATCCGACACGAGTAACACAATTTCACTGCCTTTTATGAGTCTTcaattcatcttcttcttctggcctTTTATCCGACCACATCTAAAGCAGCCATTAGAGAGGCTAAGACAGGCTGACGGAAACGTGCACCGGGCTATTGATTAAGCACCGGTGGCCGAAaggctgccgggggggggggggggggggaagaactgCGATGGCCTTGAGTGCCTATTGATGATGTAATGGCATTAAAATGGCCGACATAACTGCCCTCTAAataaacagaggggggggggggggggcaggagaaggAATACAAATGGTGGCTCCTCCTCACTAAGGAGTAGGCGGCGCACAGCCTTCATCACAGTTACCGGTTATGGAGATGGCGAAGCAGTCTTTACCGTGATGGACCTGATGAACCTCAGCACTCCCACACTGTTTATATGGTTTATGGTTATGGCCGCGCTACTGCAGTTTGTGCGGCCATTTTAACAGGTCTTCCAAATAACATGCAGATCTTCTCCTGATTTGCAATATTTAGTggcaataaagtttttttttttatattctatatCTTTTTTGTTCCCTCACattgagaaagaaaatatggttTTGAGTCGAGTGTCTCTTTGAATTTTCAAATACTGTAATACACCACTAAATACTGTGGTATGAATTGAAGGTCATTTGGCCCCCTCCTGTGCACTGTGGAATAAACAACGCCTTTCAATCATTACTCCCCCTCACATTAAGTCATCCGGTTAACTGGGTTTCAAACGCTCTGaacacctttttaaaagaataaatctACTTCATTCAACTAACAAGTGTTTAATGTGGACAATTAAGAACCACCAGGTTGATCCTTGGGACTGTGGGGgctcagaaaaacaaacaaacacacacacacgtttctcgTGAGAGAGGCTGACTACCTGTCGGATGGCCTCGTACACGGCCCGGAACGCGGGCTGCTTGTCGTCGTGGTACACCCCCCTGTTACCATGGAGAATAAAGACACCTTCCTGGTCAGCTTGTTGGCAGTTGCTGCCGTAGATACAGTGGTCTGGACGGTAGTTCCACTGGCAGGGAAACACATACAGGCTTTCTGTGGAAAAGCAAAGCACacatgaggggagggggggggtcaatgaaaACGGCAAGTAAGTGGGTTTATTTAAAAGGGACAAGTTACAAAGTCTTTTCAACTTTAGGTTAGATTAATACTTTCGCAGTCATACCAGCTCCAACATTGGGATTGTTGGCAACTTCTCATTGAGACTCTTTGATCCCTCTACTTTGGACTTCTTCATACAAAGCAATCATCAGGCCTCAAATGGGCTCCTTCAACACAAAATGATAACTGAAGAAGACCGAAGAGCGAAACACACACTGGCCGGAGACGTGTTGCAATACCTAGAAACGCCACGTGTTGTTTTACACACGGTCCCTCCGCTTTGGATTGTCATGTTTACATATGTGTGTTAGTTCTCCCCCAAGCTTGAGGGGTTGATCTCCATGACGGCAGTTTGTGTCGAGGGAAGCTTATCCCAATAACAGAAAGAAAACCTGAATACGGAGCAAAATTCATTAcacgcttttcttttttgaatatTGTTGTCGTTATTGTGGCTAACCAATATCGCGGAGACTACAAGCAGAGAGGGAATGTGCTCAAGTAAATTCTGACTATGGTGgaaaaactttatttctcccccgccgtgaaaaaaataaaatcaattccAACAACCGTCTTGATTATTTCCAGTCAACACAACAGTAGAGTATTCATTTTAAGACTTATGAAATCCGATTGAAGGCAATTGATTGCACAAACCTGGATTATGGTGAAAAATTATATTTAGAAGGTCCTGGTCCCCCCAGGTGATATTGAGTTTATACTTCTGGAGAAGGGGCATAAGGATTTCCTCCCACTTCAGTGCAACTGTTGTCATGTCATTCTAGAGGGAAAAAATAAGGCAATCAAAAGAATATTCCTATCACTTTCAGGAAGTCATTAACCTGATATTTGGCTGAATGAATCACTTTGTAAACACTTCGTTAATCTCAAAAgaaactgttttttcttttaagagcAAATGCCCATTGTGGTGGTTTGGAAAAGAACAAGAGCGACCTCAGCTGGTCGGTCGTGGTGTTACAGCTGCTACTGAACCCAATAGAACTATATTTAAATCACTACATTTCACACATCTCAAGATGACTGAATGAAGAAAATATGGTTCAATATAAGTTGACATCATTTTTATCCATAGAAAAATGTTGATTCTGGTTTCAATAACAGGGGACCCAAATGAAAAGTGTAATAGCATTTGTTTCATCTTActaatttacaaaaacattgttCCACTGATGCTGTAATTTATTGATGAGATGTTCTTTTGTAAAGTAACTAGTTTAACGTTACCAACATTCTGTGTTTTATGTAtaacaaatgaaacaataatTTAAGGGTTTCTTAATCAGTTCTTTTTGTATAGAATAAGATCATAAAAAGGACGAACATCGCCAGAAGAATTAAATGCTCAGATGAAAGCTGTGATGtgtaaataatataattatgaACTGTAGCGAGATTTCGCTTTAAGCCTTTTGGATGTCTCtagagtaataataataatgtgaaatcTCAGATTTTAATCAAACAGCCTAAAATGATCTTGAAGGAATCCCCAAATGGAAGCAATTCAGAAGGCCACCATGATTGCTGGTACCAGCAGACAAACAACCCCAGAATAAAGGGCATAAAGGCACTTATTCTTTCACCCACTTAAGCAGGATGCACTCGTATAACAATTTGGCAGCAGGACGAAGCAACAGCTGACAATAAATACCACGCGCATTACCTTAAAAGATTTCTCCCTGAGGCGCGTCATGTTCATGAGCATGACCCCTGAGTTGACGCCTGTCTCGCCGTAGTAAGGGTGGCGTGCAAAGCGGTTGTACCAGCCTATGCGTGGCTCCTCGTGCTCTGGAGCCATGGCGGCTAAGTGGCTTGAATTGAACTGAGAAAGGAGGCCCCAGATTTCTTCTACCGGCTGCAGAAAAATGATGTCCGTGTCCACGTAGAGCAAAGAATCTACTTCCTTTAGAATcagctggaaaacaaaaaaatatatattaaaaaaatgtgttattgtttcAAGTTACACACAGGAAGGACGGCTGTGCACCTACAGGCAGGAAGAGCCTCTGGGAGGCACAAGGTTTGAAGAGCTTCTTCCACTCTTTGGCATTCTCCATGGGAAATGTTATGGGGTAGATGGTGTAGTTAAACTTGGTCTGGACGGTCCTGGGCCACGAgtccagctttaaaaaaaaaacaagcacaaatgaaacatttacatCAAAAATGTCGACATTTTAAGATTTTAAGGAACAGGAAAGGAATGATACACTTTACACGACATTCGTAGATTGAACTTGGGTTTACGTGCACAAGTTGCGCAATGGTTGCAGCGAGGCCTCCTGATATTTCTCTGACAATAAAACGTAGCCATAATGAGCTATTGACTATGATTTCACTACGCCGGCGAAGGCAAAAGCTctggtgtcgacggggggggggggggggagagaaaggcgCTTACGGCATTTCGGAAGTGGTCGTGTAGATCATCCTCAGCGAAGACGTAAAAGTGCAGAGATTTGTGGCTGAGGAGAACAGCCGACTTCAACATGGCAAGAGTCTCCTCCAGCCTGGGGCCACAGGCCACCACCGCCAGGTGACTTCTCCCACCGCCGCGTTCCCCCACTTCAGAGGCAGACCTCTTTCTAAGAGCCCGGGAATAAAATCAGTCATCAACCACAGTTTGTATTCATTACCCACAGCATGGGTGCACTGACATGGCGAGGGATCAGCTGACCCTGTGGGGGTTTGAACTGTTGCACATTTTAAGTTCAGACATCATGAATCTAACTTGTAATTTCAGAAACCACATTGACCACTTTGGATCTTATACATGGGTCAACGTGATAGCAGGAGATTATACGGTTTCAAGatgttgtcagtgtgtgtgtttctaagaACTGCTCGTGTTTACGACTTCAGGGTCAAACGTGGTTTCAAGGTACACTGATAGTGCAGCGATGGGCCCAGcctttacttttaaaatgttcagatATGAAAGTAGGTGAGAGTTACAAGTTGAAGTCGAAGAATTGTAAATAACAATGATTGTTATATCAAGAGAGAGATGCACAAAATCAGTCATACCCAACAGATGACTCCAATAAGCAGTTCActccacacacaccagcaggtaGACTCCAATATGGCCTCCAGTAAGAAACTGACCGCTTTTTACACCTGACAGAATAAAATCAtgctcagtgtttcccctatcaTTGTAACACACTGACAGTGTTGTTGTAAACCTAGTTGTAGACCTAGGGGGAATCTTTTGGATCCTCAGCGTTAAGTGAATCTCTTCAATCATGTTAAGGTGTTACCTCGGAGTTGACGTTAGCTGTTTAGCAAGCGGCCCATTAGTTAGTCAATTAAGCTAGCCAACGGATAGTAGCTTTAGCATTAACACGATAGCATTAGCAACGTGCAACGCATAACCTTTAATGAATGAGCTTAAGTAACGAAAATGTGCTCAGTAATGACATGAACGTCGGGTGGCATTAGCCGGGCTAGCTACCGTCCAAGCCCTGCGTCGCGGTCTCGTAGGCCCGCTGATCCTGGGGTTTTCCTGAGAAGGTGCCCGGTGTCATGGCTGCGCCCGTCGGGTCCCTCCTGTGCTTTCAGATCCCAGCCCTCGCGGTCTTCCGAGGTTGCGGCTAGTTGAGTGAACACGTACAGCAGTGAGAGCGAGGTGGAGACCATGCACAGGAAAAATGCTCGGTGGTAGCATCGCATTTTGCATTTCAAATTGCATGCGCTAACTGGACATGTTGGTCGCTGATCTCGGCTCACGTTGCCATCTGACGGTACGAGCTAACAAATCttatctaaaaaaagaaaagctaaacCAAAGAGCACAGCTGCTCTTCTCTGCCCCACCCACAGCACTGTGTTTAGTTTCATCAACTATCCAGGTATCTCAAAGGTCGAGGACATAATATGATTCTTATTGTGAATGGTCGTGTGTACCTGTGCGGTGACCTTTAGGGTCCCACGGGATGggaacacaccccccccccccccaggtcccaCTTCCGTggcatgttggtaacgttagttAAGAGTGAGGGCTGTGGAAGTTCATGCACACTTACTGCTTCTAAGGGCCTTTCTTTCTAGACAAAACTAGAGCAAGGAACATGGTGCAAGGTAAAGAAAAGTCCACATAAACACAGTACTTTGAAGTGTGTGCAGGTCATTCATTGACAGTAACGTATTGCCTTCATGTCTTTTGATGTGGAAAAAGGTCAGCAACGTTCAGAAATATGATCCATTGACTGGAGTCTCTAGAGCAGAAATCTTTCCAGTAAAGCAAGAAATATGCGTCTTCTGAACTGTTCCTAGTTACAATGTAGACAATTAAATAAAGACATATCCAGGTATCTTcaagttattttatttaacattttacaatatAAACCATTCTCTAGATTAAATCATGCTTAACTCTACCAAGTGAAAGAAGCATACTTAGAATAATTATTTAGTATCTTTTCTCAAATGttagacagtaaaaaaaagaaaattattgcATTCAATGCCATAAACTGAGAGCTGAATAAAGCCAACGACCGGCAGTGTTATGATTTACTGATAATGGGAAAAGGACATAATGCTTAAAAATATTGAACATTAAGTGCAAATAATGTTAACAAAACTCAAGGATGAACAACACTTCCGAgatgactttttttcattttctttcacaaTGCATCAAGTATTCTGTGCAGCAACGACCGACCCAGTGTGACGCTGACGCAACACTGAAGTGTTAAAACACGAGTGACCACAAAACGTGGCCAAAATCCAACATTTAATGCTACCGTTCATTCTTTCAGTTCACCGTGACGTTTCTTGTCGCTGAGCACGCAGCAGCCGTCGCGACTCCTGACCTCTTTTGTCACCGGGGGAAAAAAGGGCAGTGAAACATATCGTCCCCAAAAAAAGAGGTCAACGCGGTCACGTTtgaatttgtacttttttttcgtCAATGCAAGTTGAGGTTGAATCTCCGgagtgcaggggggggagggcgggttGTGCTGACCGGTGAGTTTTAAAGGCTAGTGGGTCTCTCCGGTCACCGGCGATCCCTCTGCGTGGGGCGTCGTGCACCTGGAGACCCCCCGCTCAGTGTTATCGGAGCTCGAGCCGCTCTGACTGTGTTGGTCCGCCGAGGCGGCGCTCGTCGACGTGGACGCGGGTTTGGCTTTCTCCTTAAAGTCTGTGATTATTACGGTCAGGTCTCCAACGGTGACCTCCAGATGCTGCGCGCTGCTCCGGTCGATGTTTTTTAACCGGGGCCTGGTTGGGGAGACAAACCAACAAGATCAGAGACCACCGAATAAGACGAGGGATTCGACGATTTACTTTGTAAACCAATTACCTCATCTTTTTATGGCCTTTCTTCTTCAGTGTTGGTTCTTTGTCACTTTTGTCTTTCtcagatttttctttcttctcctttttaggAAGCGTCGGTGGTGCAAACTGCTGATTGGCTTGCTGTGAAACCAGCTGAGAAACAGGCCGGGGTTTtctgaaggacaaaaaaaaaaaaaaaaacagtcaatggCTTAATAGTTACTCTTGTATCCAGTAGCATACGGGTAGGGTGAGCATGCGTTTGCACCAATGTACTGTGTTACAATTCAATTTGACCTGGAGGCTATGAAGAGATCCATTCCTCTACCACATCACTCACAgttcggaaaaaaaaaatctatggtTAATTTACAGTGGTAGAATTACATTCTGAAGTTTGAGGCTTCAGTAGTTTGAGTGTGTCAAATCAAGTGGGCATCTTCCAAAAAGGTACACTAGGTTTCCCCCATAGCAGCAGGGGAGCGATAGTACCATCAAAAGACACATCTTTGTAGGCGGTGTCAATGTCCACCGCCTAATGTTTTAAGACAGACTTCAAAATGTGcaaacttttcctttttgaacGAATATTCTTAAAAAGGTATTGAGGCATTAAAAGATGTCCCGCAGTGTACTTAACAAGTGCTCGAACCTTTGCAGTTCAGGCCTAGCCTTAAATAATTATTTCCTTAGCGCAAGATCCCTTTTTCTTATTTACGGGATGCATGTATAGTCATGCTACTAAACTGTAAGCTGGTGATGATGTTTGTTACTGTATTGCACCTAAAATATGACATAACGGCACTGAAGCAGTTTATAGGGCTGCAGGAATGAGTCCTCAGTCCTGGACTTTAAATCAGAATTTTTTTCACTATGAGATCCAATTACAATCAGCCCATGAAATTCAATCATTTTGTTCTAAAATGTAACACGTCAGTGACTACTCCTGTGGCTAATTCAGATGCTTTTACATGTGTTATGAGACTACAAAATGTCATCAAGCCATCAAACCTCTCGTCGCGTGTTCCCATGCTCATCAAGACCCGGTTCGTTTATGATTTTACTTTTTGCAGATTCAACTCATGCttgaaataaaaattaaaaaaaacaggaggatCATTTAGGTTGCGTTTGCCGATTTTTGTAGAGAACCTTATTTTTGTGCTGTATTTCTACGCCAATTCAATTCTGGCAGACTGTCTgtgacacaacacaaaaagagaTCGGGAAGGTGCAAGAGCTTAAAAATGCCCAGATATTAGTTGATAAGAGGTATTTTGTGAAAATTCTCCCCTAAAGATAACTATCTGGCTGGGAGTTACCCTCTTCCTCATCGCTTTTTACTTCCTTCTTTGTAGTCATACAGTATTATTATTTTGGTACCCAATGTGATGTTTCTTTCTTCTCATAGAGCAAATACGTATATAGGTAAATCTTGGGCTTAAGAGCCACAAAGCAACAAACTCAGCCTTTTTGAAAGCTTGCATGCCAggtttcagttatttttttaaagatttgggGAATGAACTCAATAGACTTTCTGGAGTCTTGATTATAACGATAAGGATTTGGATAATACTGCGTGTAATGCcacaaaacacgcacacattaagttttattgaaatatttggaTATCAATTATTTTCTCTTCCCATAAGTAGGCTTATCAAATTCGCGAAATTTTAAGGACATGACCTCCGTGGTACTTCCTACACTCTCAGCCACCAAAGCTGGAACAAATGAACCCTTCCCGGACACAAGAACTACTGCAGGCCTGCTGTAACCGCTCGATGTCACGTTGCCTCATAAACCCGCTGCTCACTGACTGCACTTCTTTCACGTTATAAGCATGCAATTAGAAATAGTCCTGCGGGGTTGCTTcggttttttcttgtttgtttgtttgttgttgtgctaACGACCCGCTGCAGCAATCCTTACCGAGTGGACGTACCCTTCCTGACATCACACATCATGCACTTGAACGCCTCGGCGGTGTTCCTGAACGTGCAGACGCTACAGTCCCAGAAGCCATCGTCGGCGGGGGGCTTCGATTGCCGCTTTGGccttcagacaaaaacaaaacaaaaacactgtgataacgccatattttttttttttttttttgcaacgaGCGCAATGATTTCAGAGAAACCCCCTCTGCCGGGTTGGGTACCGGAACAGGAAAGACACGAGTCTAAAAGTTCTTATATTGCACAGAGGTCAGTCATTTAGGAAATTGGGAGATTTCCGCTCACGCACGCAGTTGCCCCTTATTAAAGCATCAGCGAGCCGCCATGAAcacttcagtttaaaaaaaaagaagaagaagaaaaaaaaaaagctccatccATTGACCGAGCTTTCTGCTTTCAAACGGCCCGATAAAGTCTCC
It contains:
- the LOC119196043 gene encoding YY1-associated factor 2-like isoform X1, which encodes MGDKKSPTRPKRQSKPPADDGFWDCSVCTFRNTAEAFKCMMCDVRKGTSTRKPRPVSQLVSQQANQQFAPPTLPKKEKKEKSEKDKSDKEPTLKKKGHKKMRPRLKNIDRSSAQHLEVTVGDLTVIITDFKEKAKPASTSTSAASADQHSQSGSSSDNTERGVSRCTTPHAEGSPVTGETH
- the LOC119196043 gene encoding YY1-associated factor 2-like isoform X2, whose product is MGDKKSPTRKPRPVSQLVSQQANQQFAPPTLPKKEKKEKSEKDKSDKEPTLKKKGHKKMRPRLKNIDRSSAQHLEVTVGDLTVIITDFKEKAKPASTSTSAASADQHSQSGSSSDNTERGVSRCTTPHAEGSPVTGETH
- the LOC119196482 gene encoding glucoside xylosyltransferase 1-like isoform X2; translated protein: MRCYHRAFFLCMVSTSLSLLYVFTQLAATSEDREGWDLKAQEGPDGRSHDTGHLLRKTPGSAGLRDRDAGLGRKRSASEVGERGGGRSHLAVVACGPRLEETLAMLKSAVLLSHKSLHFYVFAEDDLHDHFRNALDSWPRTVQTKFNYTIYPITFPMENAKEWKKLFKPCASQRLFLPLILKEVDSLLYVDTDIIFLQPVEEIWGLLSQFNSSHLAAMAPEHEEPRIGWYNRFARHPYYGETGVNSGVMLMNMTRLREKSFKNDMTTVALKWEEILMPLLQKYKLNITWGDQDLLNIIFHHNPESLYVFPCQWNYRPDHCIYGSNCQQADQEGVFILHGNRGVYHDDKQPAFRAVYEAIRQYAFGEDMETSLLQPLEASLRSAAHTYCGRSAHLFTRRLRRSIASVQREADRRP
- the LOC119196482 gene encoding glucoside xylosyltransferase 1-like isoform X1, translated to MRCYHRAFFLCMVSTSLSLLYVFTQLAATSEDREGWDLKAQEGPDGRSHDTGHLLRKTPGSAGLRDRDAGLGRCKKRSVSYWRPYWSLPAGVCGVNCLLESSVGKRSASEVGERGGGRSHLAVVACGPRLEETLAMLKSAVLLSHKSLHFYVFAEDDLHDHFRNALDSWPRTVQTKFNYTIYPITFPMENAKEWKKLFKPCASQRLFLPLILKEVDSLLYVDTDIIFLQPVEEIWGLLSQFNSSHLAAMAPEHEEPRIGWYNRFARHPYYGETGVNSGVMLMNMTRLREKSFKNDMTTVALKWEEILMPLLQKYKLNITWGDQDLLNIIFHHNPESLYVFPCQWNYRPDHCIYGSNCQQADQEGVFILHGNRGVYHDDKQPAFRAVYEAIRQYAFGEDMETSLLQPLEASLRSAAHTYCGRSAHLFTRRLRRSIASVQREADRRP